The following coding sequences lie in one Pan paniscus chromosome X, NHGRI_mPanPan1-v2.0_pri, whole genome shotgun sequence genomic window:
- the ZNF275 gene encoding zinc finger protein 275 isoform X1, translating into MMSHPCVSLLGVPVLNPALVPHLAQGQVLLVSDPSPNTDPAKYSESTSATRHQMKGEDAQPQEMASTSFPRASGPSPEFRQHGDSDGKRGSPQNLPIEHHFACKECGDTFRLKVLLVQHQRVHSEEKGWECGDCGKVFRGVAEFNEHRKSHVAAEPRPGPSRALENAAEKREQMEREAKPFECEECGKRFKKNAGLSQHLRVHSREKPFDCEECGRSFKVNTHLFRHQKLHTSEKPFACKTCSRDFLDRQELLKHQRMHTGHLPFDCDDCGKSFRGVNGLAEHQRIHSGAKPYGCPHCGKLFRRSSELTKHRRIHTGEKPYACGQCGKAFRQSSSLLEHARIHSGERPYACGECGKAFRGPSDLIKHRRIHSGLKPYECDKCGKAFRRSSGLSRHRRIHSGARRCECSQCGRVFKRRSALQKHQPTHHE; encoded by the exons GCGTTCCTGTTTTAAATCCTGCCTTGGTCCCTCACCTGGCACAAGGACAAGTGCTACTGGTGTCAGACCCATCGCCCAACACTGATCCTGCTAAGTACTCTG AAAGCACCTCCGCGACCCGACACCAGATGAAGGGGGAAGATGCCCAGCCACAGGAGATGGCGTCCACAAGCTTCCCAAGGGCCAGTGGTCCCAGTCCTGAATTCAGACAGCACGGGGACTCTGACGGGAAGAGAGGGAGCCCACAGAATCTGCCCATAGAACATCATTTTGCTTGTAAAGAGTGTGGGGACACCTTTCGGCTTAAAGTCCTGCTTGTCCAGCACCAGAGAGTCCACAGTGAGGAGAAGGGCTGGGAATGTGGCGACTGCGGGAAGGTCTTTAGGGGGGTGGCGGAGTTTAATGAGCACAGGAAAAGCCACGTAGCTGCGGAGCCCCGGCCCGGCCCCAGTAGGGCCCTGGAGAATGCCGCGGAGAAGAGGGAGCAGATGGAGAGGGAGGCAAAGCCCTTCGAGTGCGAGGAGTGCGGAAAACGGTTTAAGAAGAATGCAGGCCTGAGTCAGCATCTGAGGGTCCACAGCAGAGAGAAGCCCTTTGATTGCGAGGAGTGCGGGCGGTCGTTCAAAGTCAACACCCACCTCTTCCGACATCAGAAACTTCACACTTCGGAAAAGCCTTTCGCCTGCAAGACGTGCAGCAGGGATTTCCTGGATCGCCAGGAGCTTCTCAAGCACCAGCGCATGCACACTGGCCACCTGCCCTTCGACTGCGACGACTGCGGCAAGTCCTTCCGAGGGGTCAACGGGCTGGCCGAGCACCAGCGCATCCACAGTGGGGCCAAGCCATACGGGTGTCCCCACTGCGGCAAGCTCTTCCGAAGGAGCTCAGAGCTCACCAAGCACCGGCGGATCCACACGGGCGAGAAGCCCTACGCCTGCGGCCAGTGCGGCAAGGCCTTCCGCCAGAGCTCCAGCCTCCTGGAGCACGCACGCATCCACAGTGGCGAGCGGCCCTACGCATGCGGCGAGTGCGGCAAGGCCTTCCGTGGGCCCTCTGACCTCATCAAGCACCGGCGCATCCACAGCGGACTGAAACCCTATGAGTGCGACAAATGCGGCAAGGCCTTCCGCCGGAGCTCTGGCCTCAGTCGCCACCGGCGGATCCACAGTGGGGCGCGGCGCTGCGAATGCAGCCAGTGTGGCCGCGTGTTCAAGAGGCGCTCGGCACTGCAGAAGCATCAGCCAACCCACCACGAGTAG
- the ZNF275 gene encoding zinc finger protein 275 isoform X2 has protein sequence MKGEDAQPQEMASTSFPRASGPSPEFRQHGDSDGKRGSPQNLPIEHHFACKECGDTFRLKVLLVQHQRVHSEEKGWECGDCGKVFRGVAEFNEHRKSHVAAEPRPGPSRALENAAEKREQMEREAKPFECEECGKRFKKNAGLSQHLRVHSREKPFDCEECGRSFKVNTHLFRHQKLHTSEKPFACKTCSRDFLDRQELLKHQRMHTGHLPFDCDDCGKSFRGVNGLAEHQRIHSGAKPYGCPHCGKLFRRSSELTKHRRIHTGEKPYACGQCGKAFRQSSSLLEHARIHSGERPYACGECGKAFRGPSDLIKHRRIHSGLKPYECDKCGKAFRRSSGLSRHRRIHSGARRCECSQCGRVFKRRSALQKHQPTHHE, from the coding sequence ATGAAGGGGGAAGATGCCCAGCCACAGGAGATGGCGTCCACAAGCTTCCCAAGGGCCAGTGGTCCCAGTCCTGAATTCAGACAGCACGGGGACTCTGACGGGAAGAGAGGGAGCCCACAGAATCTGCCCATAGAACATCATTTTGCTTGTAAAGAGTGTGGGGACACCTTTCGGCTTAAAGTCCTGCTTGTCCAGCACCAGAGAGTCCACAGTGAGGAGAAGGGCTGGGAATGTGGCGACTGCGGGAAGGTCTTTAGGGGGGTGGCGGAGTTTAATGAGCACAGGAAAAGCCACGTAGCTGCGGAGCCCCGGCCCGGCCCCAGTAGGGCCCTGGAGAATGCCGCGGAGAAGAGGGAGCAGATGGAGAGGGAGGCAAAGCCCTTCGAGTGCGAGGAGTGCGGAAAACGGTTTAAGAAGAATGCAGGCCTGAGTCAGCATCTGAGGGTCCACAGCAGAGAGAAGCCCTTTGATTGCGAGGAGTGCGGGCGGTCGTTCAAAGTCAACACCCACCTCTTCCGACATCAGAAACTTCACACTTCGGAAAAGCCTTTCGCCTGCAAGACGTGCAGCAGGGATTTCCTGGATCGCCAGGAGCTTCTCAAGCACCAGCGCATGCACACTGGCCACCTGCCCTTCGACTGCGACGACTGCGGCAAGTCCTTCCGAGGGGTCAACGGGCTGGCCGAGCACCAGCGCATCCACAGTGGGGCCAAGCCATACGGGTGTCCCCACTGCGGCAAGCTCTTCCGAAGGAGCTCAGAGCTCACCAAGCACCGGCGGATCCACACGGGCGAGAAGCCCTACGCCTGCGGCCAGTGCGGCAAGGCCTTCCGCCAGAGCTCCAGCCTCCTGGAGCACGCACGCATCCACAGTGGCGAGCGGCCCTACGCATGCGGCGAGTGCGGCAAGGCCTTCCGTGGGCCCTCTGACCTCATCAAGCACCGGCGCATCCACAGCGGACTGAAACCCTATGAGTGCGACAAATGCGGCAAGGCCTTCCGCCGGAGCTCTGGCCTCAGTCGCCACCGGCGGATCCACAGTGGGGCGCGGCGCTGCGAATGCAGCCAGTGTGGCCGCGTGTTCAAGAGGCGCTCGGCACTGCAGAAGCATCAGCCAACCCACCACGAGTAG